In a genomic window of Defluviimonas aquaemixtae:
- a CDS encoding DUF481 domain-containing protein, with amino-acid sequence YRTEYDTDPLPGLKSTDNTLNVSLVYSFN; translated from the coding sequence TACCGGACCGAATACGACACCGATCCGCTGCCGGGCCTGAAGAGCACCGATAACACGCTCAACGTGTCGCTGGTCTACAGCTTCAACTAA